One genomic window of Pseudomonadota bacterium includes the following:
- the tatC gene encoding twin-arginine translocase subunit TatC: protein MSGDADDTRMPLMDHLIELRSRLIKSFIAFIIAFLLCYAVSRHIFAFLVEPLSHLLEGQNRRLIYTALYEAFFTYIKVSMFAAAFISFPIVATQLWMFIAPGLYKHERKAFLPFLVATPVLFFSGGALVYYVIFPLAWKFFLSFETPGGPDELPIQLEAKVDQYLSLVMHLIFAFGIAFQLPVLLALLARAGMVSAEQLSSKRRYAIVLSFVAAAVLTPPDVISQVALAVPIIILYEISIVIARMIEKDRAKREAEQERLEREEEAAAAGKTGAAE from the coding sequence ATGTCAGGCGACGCCGACGACACGCGCATGCCGCTGATGGACCACCTGATTGAGCTGCGCTCGCGGTTGATCAAGTCGTTCATCGCCTTCATCATCGCGTTTCTGCTCTGCTATGCGGTGTCCCGGCATATCTTCGCCTTCCTGGTCGAGCCGCTCTCCCATCTGCTGGAAGGACAGAATCGGCGGCTGATCTACACGGCGCTCTACGAGGCGTTCTTCACCTACATCAAGGTGTCGATGTTCGCCGCCGCCTTCATCTCGTTTCCGATCGTGGCAACCCAGCTCTGGATGTTCATCGCGCCCGGGCTCTACAAGCACGAGAGGAAGGCGTTCCTGCCGTTCCTGGTGGCCACACCGGTCCTGTTCTTCAGCGGTGGCGCCTTGGTCTACTACGTGATCTTTCCGCTCGCCTGGAAGTTCTTCCTCTCCTTCGAGACTCCAGGCGGGCCGGACGAGCTGCCGATCCAGCTCGAGGCCAAGGTCGACCAGTACCTCTCGCTGGTCATGCACCTCATCTTCGCTTTCGGCATCGCCTTCCAATTGCCGGTGCTGCTGGCGCTGTTGGCGCGGGCCGGCATGGTCTCGGCCGAGCAGCTCTCAAGCAAGCGGCGCTATGCGATCGTGCTCTCCTTCGTCGCCGCCGCGGTGCTGACGCCGCCCGATGTCATCAGCCAGGTGGCGCTCGCGGTGCCGATCATCATCCTCTACGAGATCTCCATCGTAATCGCCCGCATGATCGAGAAAGACCGGGCCAAGCGCGAAGCCGAGCAGGAACGGCTGGAGCGGGAAGAGGAGGCGGCTGCCGCCGGCAAGACGGGCGCCGCCGAGTAG
- the tatB gene encoding twin-arginine translocase subunit TatB, with amino-acid sequence MFDISWNELLVIAAVALVVIGPKDLPKVLRALTQWIRKARELAADFQRNVDEMMREAELSDLKNQIEKATSGVVEDVKQSVDPGGEMQKAFEAPPDLTEPPSALSPPAPEFSAEAAASETLAPLASPSASVEVAPPTPSPAALEPAEPVGAPAPGPNPAIASEPAPPAKAAS; translated from the coding sequence ATGTTCGACATCAGCTGGAACGAGCTCCTGGTGATCGCCGCGGTGGCGCTCGTGGTCATCGGGCCGAAGGACTTGCCGAAAGTCCTGCGTGCGCTCACCCAATGGATCCGCAAGGCCCGCGAGCTGGCGGCGGATTTTCAGCGCAACGTCGACGAGATGATGCGCGAGGCCGAGCTAAGCGACCTCAAAAACCAGATTGAAAAGGCGACCTCGGGAGTGGTCGAGGACGTGAAGCAGTCGGTCGATCCCGGCGGCGAGATGCAGAAGGCATTCGAAGCCCCTCCGGACTTGACCGAGCCGCCATCGGCGCTCTCTCCGCCCGCTCCCGAATTTTCGGCGGAGGCGGCGGCGAGCGAGACATTGGCGCCGCTGGCCTCGCCAAGCGCTTCGGTCGAGGTCGCCCCGCCGACGCCAAGCCCGGCCGCCCTCGAGCCGGCGGAGCCGGTCGGTGCTCCCGCACCCGGCCCGAACCCGGCCATCGCCAGCGAGCCGGCCCCGCCCGCCAAGGCCGCGTCATAG
- a CDS encoding twin-arginine translocase TatA/TatE family subunit, which translates to MGSFSIWHWLIVLAVVLILFGGGGKISKLMGDFGKGLKAFKRGLAEEGEAQAGQPATAIKADAMGPTQPHDAAAPTHPRTDQPARS; encoded by the coding sequence ATGGGTAGCTTCAGCATTTGGCATTGGCTCATCGTTCTCGCTGTCGTCCTCATCCTATTCGGTGGCGGCGGCAAGATCTCGAAGCTGATGGGCGACTTCGGCAAGGGTTTGAAGGCCTTCAAGCGCGGGCTGGCCGAGGAGGGTGAGGCGCAGGCCGGACAGCCGGCGACCGCCATCAAGGCGGACGCGATGGGCCCGACCCAGCCGCACGACGCGGCGGCGCCGACCCATCCGCGGACGGACCAGCCGGCTCGCTCCTAA
- a CDS encoding DNA-3-methyladenine glycosylase I, translating into MSYCDIAPGHPFHAPYHDGEYGFPVDSDSVLFERLALEINQAGLSWLTILRKREAFSAAFQGFEPARVAAYGAKERARLMADAGIIRNRLKIDAVIHNAGVILALAREHGSFAQWIHRHHPLEKADWVKLFKRTFRFTGGEIVGEFLMSIGYLPGAHDAGCPVYRQIAKLNPPWMGKDRHRSRKK; encoded by the coding sequence ATGAGCTACTGCGACATCGCCCCCGGCCACCCCTTCCATGCGCCCTATCACGACGGCGAATACGGCTTCCCGGTCGACTCCGACTCCGTGCTGTTCGAGCGCCTGGCGCTGGAGATCAACCAGGCGGGCTTGTCCTGGCTCACTATCTTGCGCAAACGCGAAGCGTTCAGCGCGGCGTTCCAAGGCTTCGAGCCGGCGCGGGTCGCCGCCTATGGTGCCAAGGAGCGGGCGCGTCTCATGGCGGATGCCGGCATCATCCGCAATCGCCTGAAGATCGACGCCGTCATCCACAATGCCGGCGTCATCCTCGCGCTGGCGCGCGAGCACGGCTCCTTCGCCCAGTGGATCCATCGCCACCATCCGTTGGAGAAGGCCGACTGGGTCAAGCTGTTCAAGCGCACCTTCCGCTTCACCGGCGGCGAGATCGTGGGCGAGTTCCTGATGAGCATCGGCTATCTGCCGGGCGCGCATGACGCCGGTTGCCCGGTCTACCGACAGATCGCCAAGCTCAATCCACCGTGGATGGGCAAGGACCGCCACCGCAGCCGCAAGAAATGA
- a CDS encoding DUF1467 family protein, with amino-acid sequence MAWTSAVLVFIITWSIVWFAVLPWRVEIPEKTEPGFAESAPEHPHLWWKAAVTTAITAVISAAIIAVIQLDLFSFREP; translated from the coding sequence ATGGCGTGGACGAGCGCCGTCCTGGTCTTCATCATCACCTGGTCGATCGTCTGGTTCGCGGTCTTGCCCTGGAGGGTGGAGATCCCGGAGAAGACCGAGCCGGGCTTCGCCGAAAGCGCGCCCGAGCATCCGCATCTCTGGTGGAAGGCGGCCGTCACCACGGCAATCACCGCGGTGATTTCCGCCGCTATAATCGCCGTCATCCAACTCGATCTCTTCAGCTTCCGAGAGCCCTGA
- the mce gene encoding methylmalonyl-CoA epimerase: MIGRLNHVAIAVPDAAKAADTYRSVLGASVSASVAMPEHGVTTVFVELPNTKIELLEPLGDSSPIRGYLERNPAGGIHHVCYEVEDILAARDRLKHQGARVLGDGEPRIGAHGKPVLFLHPKDFHGTLIELEQA; encoded by the coding sequence ATGATCGGCCGGTTGAACCACGTCGCAATCGCCGTCCCGGATGCGGCGAAGGCGGCGGACACCTATCGATCGGTGCTGGGGGCCAGCGTCTCGGCTTCCGTGGCGATGCCGGAGCATGGTGTCACCACGGTGTTCGTCGAGCTGCCCAACACCAAGATCGAGCTTTTGGAGCCGCTCGGCGACTCCTCGCCGATCCGGGGTTACCTCGAGCGTAATCCCGCGGGCGGCATCCACCACGTTTGCTACGAGGTCGAGGACATCCTGGCTGCGCGTGATCGCCTCAAGCATCAAGGGGCCCGCGTGCTTGGCGACGGCGAGCCCCGCATTGGCGCCCATGGCAAGCCGGTCCTGTTCCTGCACCCCAAGGATTTTCACGGCACCCTCATCGAGCTGGAGCAGGCCTAG
- a CDS encoding ribonuclease J, with amino-acid sequence MSPRGDDSGTSELRFLPLGGAGEIGMNLNLYGYRGKWLIVDCGITFGDDTTPGIEVIMPDPAWIAERRRDLVGIVATHAHEDHIGAIPYLWPELACPVYATPFTAALLKRKLAEVDLLRRVSLIEIPVEGRFSVGPFDIELIRLTHSIPEPMALAIRTSAGTVLHTGDWKLDPEPLIGKIADEPALRALGEEGVLALVGDSTNVFRPGESGSEAEVRADLMRLVGGYKRRVAVACFASNVARLETLARVAEAHGRHAALVGRSLWRIYDAARETGYLTDIPPFVTEHDAGFLPNDKVLLICTGSQGEPRSALARIAGGGHPHVVLEAGDVAIFSSRIIPGNERAIGRLQNQLSRLGVEIVTERDEAGVHVSGHPNRDELVRMYQWVRPQIAIPVHGEMRHLIEHAKLAGECQVPQSIVVENGAMIRLAPGPAGIVEEVATGRLALDGTRLVPLEGQAVRSRRRLMRNGAAVMTLLLSRDGKLRGDPVVTFQGVIEEAGEAEMSALAADVARDTVAGLSGAARRDDDLVREAVRVALRRCLHDHLGKKPQTDIHLMRV; translated from the coding sequence ATGAGCCCGCGCGGCGACGATTCCGGCACCTCCGAGCTCAGGTTCCTGCCCTTGGGCGGGGCCGGCGAGATCGGCATGAACCTCAATCTCTACGGCTATCGCGGCAAATGGCTGATCGTCGATTGCGGCATCACCTTCGGCGACGACACCACGCCGGGCATCGAGGTGATCATGCCGGATCCGGCCTGGATCGCCGAGCGTCGGCGCGATCTCGTGGGCATCGTCGCCACCCACGCGCATGAAGACCATATCGGCGCCATCCCCTATCTGTGGCCCGAGCTCGCCTGTCCGGTTTACGCGACCCCTTTCACCGCCGCGCTCCTGAAGCGCAAGCTCGCCGAGGTGGACCTCTTGCGCCGGGTCAGCCTCATCGAAATCCCGGTCGAAGGCCGGTTCTCCGTCGGCCCGTTCGATATCGAGCTGATCCGTCTCACCCACTCGATCCCCGAACCGATGGCGCTCGCCATCCGCACGTCCGCCGGTACGGTCCTGCACACCGGGGATTGGAAGCTCGATCCGGAGCCGCTCATCGGCAAGATCGCCGATGAGCCCGCACTCCGGGCCCTCGGCGAAGAGGGCGTGCTGGCCCTCGTCGGCGACTCGACCAATGTCTTCCGACCCGGGGAGTCCGGCTCCGAGGCCGAGGTTCGCGCCGATCTCATGCGCCTCGTCGGGGGCTACAAGCGCCGTGTGGCGGTGGCCTGCTTCGCCAGCAACGTCGCCCGGCTCGAAACCCTGGCGCGGGTGGCCGAGGCCCATGGCAGGCACGCCGCCCTCGTCGGCCGCTCGCTGTGGCGGATCTACGATGCGGCGCGCGAGACCGGCTATCTCACCGACATTCCGCCCTTCGTCACTGAACACGATGCCGGGTTCCTGCCCAACGACAAGGTGCTCCTCATCTGCACCGGTAGCCAAGGCGAGCCCCGCTCGGCGCTCGCCCGCATCGCCGGCGGCGGCCATCCCCATGTCGTGCTGGAAGCAGGCGACGTGGCGATCTTCTCCTCGCGCATCATTCCCGGCAACGAACGGGCGATCGGTCGCCTGCAGAACCAGCTGAGCCGGCTCGGCGTCGAAATCGTGACCGAACGCGACGAGGCCGGCGTGCATGTCTCCGGCCATCCGAACCGCGACGAGCTCGTCCGCATGTACCAATGGGTGCGTCCCCAGATCGCCATCCCGGTGCATGGCGAGATGCGGCATCTCATCGAGCACGCCAAGCTCGCCGGCGAATGCCAGGTGCCGCAGTCGATCGTGGTCGAGAACGGCGCCATGATCCGGCTGGCGCCGGGTCCGGCCGGAATCGTCGAAGAGGTCGCCACCGGCAGGCTCGCCCTCGACGGCACGCGGCTGGTACCCCTCGAGGGCCAGGCGGTCCGATCGCGCCGGCGGCTGATGCGCAACGGCGCTGCCGTGATGACGCTGCTCTTGAGTCGCGACGGCAAGCTCAGGGGCGATCCCGTGGTGACCTTCCAAGGCGTGATCGAGGAAGCGGGCGAGGCGGAGATGTCGGCGTTGGCCGCCGATGTCGCCCGCGATACCGTGGCTGGCTTGAGCGGTGCCGCGCGGCGGGATGACGATCTCGTGCGCGAAGCGGTTCGCGTCGCACTTCGCCGCTGTCTCCACGATCATCTCGGCAAGAAGCCGCAGACCGACATCCATCTGATGCGAGTGTGA
- a CDS encoding type III pantothenate kinase — MLLAINANNTNCKFAIFDGETMLGPWRSATDPRRTADEYGVWLIQLLNIAGIERGQVRDTIIASVVPDGLYELKTFCRRYFDSEPLVIGEAAVNLGVRATIERPEEAGADRLVNAAEAHRHYGGPAIVVDFGTATTFDVIDGEGNYAGGVIAPGPNLSVDALYRAAAKLPHIALKRPASVIGRATVPAMQSGVFWGYVGLVEGIVARIKAEFGRPMKVITTGGLAPLFADAIPAIEHLDPDLTLRGLLHIHRLNRSS, encoded by the coding sequence ATGCTGCTTGCGATCAACGCCAACAACACCAACTGCAAGTTCGCCATCTTCGACGGCGAAACCATGCTCGGTCCCTGGCGTTCGGCGACCGACCCCAGGCGCACCGCCGACGAATACGGGGTGTGGCTGATCCAGCTCCTCAACATCGCCGGGATCGAGCGCGGGCAGGTGCGCGACACCATCATCGCCAGCGTCGTTCCCGACGGCCTCTACGAGCTCAAGACCTTCTGCCGCCGCTATTTCGACAGCGAGCCCTTGGTCATCGGCGAGGCGGCGGTCAATCTCGGCGTGCGGGCGACCATCGAGCGCCCCGAGGAGGCGGGTGCGGACCGGCTGGTCAATGCCGCCGAGGCGCACCGTCACTATGGCGGGCCCGCCATCGTCGTCGACTTCGGCACCGCCACCACCTTCGACGTCATCGACGGCGAGGGCAATTATGCCGGCGGCGTCATCGCCCCCGGGCCGAACCTGTCGGTCGATGCGCTCTACCGGGCGGCGGCGAAGCTGCCGCACATCGCCTTGAAACGCCCGGCCAGCGTCATCGGGCGGGCCACCGTGCCGGCCATGCAGTCCGGGGTGTTCTGGGGCTATGTCGGGCTGGTGGAAGGCATCGTCGCCCGCATCAAGGCGGAGTTCGGGCGGCCGATGAAGGTGATCACCACCGGCGGCCTGGCACCCTTGTTCGCCGATGCGATTCCGGCGATCGAGCATCTCGATCCGGACCTGACCTTGCGCGGACTCCTCCACATCCATCGCCTCAACCGTTCGTCATGA
- a CDS encoding biotin--[acetyl-CoA-carboxylase] ligase: MTPTLPNGLRLFAFERLDSTNAFARRLAEAGDAMPSVVWALEQSAGAGRRGRAWHSPRGNLYVSLLLVPGRPLAAVAQLSFAAALAVGEAIEALAPPGRTVRFKWPNDVLLDGAKIAGILLEAGDAAAAGASPWLVVGVGINLDSHPPETPYPATHVAAAGGEPNIEKALEVFVRAFLVRWERWLTEGFEPIRAEWLAKAFGRGTTIRVNLERDVLSGTFDGVDESGALVLGVPGGHRSIAAGEIFFGAG, from the coding sequence GTGACTCCAACGCTGCCGAACGGCCTCAGGCTCTTTGCTTTCGAACGCCTCGACAGCACCAATGCCTTTGCCAGGCGGCTGGCCGAGGCTGGCGATGCCATGCCCAGCGTCGTCTGGGCCTTGGAGCAGAGCGCCGGCGCGGGGCGGAGAGGCCGTGCTTGGCACTCGCCGCGAGGGAATCTCTATGTCTCGCTGTTGCTGGTGCCCGGGCGCCCCTTGGCGGCGGTGGCGCAGCTCTCCTTTGCCGCGGCGCTTGCTGTGGGCGAGGCGATCGAGGCCTTGGCGCCGCCGGGACGGACCGTGCGCTTCAAATGGCCGAACGACGTGCTCCTCGATGGGGCGAAGATCGCCGGGATCTTGCTGGAGGCAGGAGACGCCGCCGCCGCCGGCGCCTCCCCGTGGCTGGTCGTCGGCGTGGGGATCAACCTCGATAGCCACCCACCCGAGACGCCCTATCCGGCCACCCATGTTGCCGCGGCCGGGGGCGAACCCAATATCGAGAAGGCGCTCGAGGTCTTCGTTCGCGCTTTCCTGGTGCGCTGGGAGCGGTGGTTGACGGAGGGATTCGAGCCCATTCGGGCTGAATGGCTGGCGAAGGCCTTCGGCCGCGGGACCACCATCCGCGTCAACCTCGAGCGGGACGTGTTGTCCGGCACCTTCGATGGCGTGGATGAATCGGGCGCGCTGGTGCTGGGCGTGCCCGGCGGGCATCGCTCGATCGCCGCGGGCGAGATCTTCTTCGGGGCGGGATGA
- the nuoN gene encoding NADH-quinone oxidoreductase subunit NuoN, whose translation MQVSELQLLPTLPEIFLALAGMALLLIGVFQGNGSTRQVSWLVVASLAVTAILVLMGGHGGRVVTMRGLFVTDGLAVFAKVFILMGSAIAVIMSHDYLRREDMQRFEFPLLVLFSTLGMIMMVSANDLISLYLSIELQSLALYVVAAFRRDSQSSTEAGLKYFVLGALSSGLLLYGASLIYGSTGTTNFDAIGLALSRADSLPIGVIFGLVFLVAGLAFKVSAVPFHMWTPDVYEGAPTPVTALLALAPKFAAMILLLRVMTAPFGLATQDWQPIIVLISIGSMLLGAFAAINQRNIKRLLAYSSIGHMGYALIGLAAGNEGGMRGVLIYMAIYVFMSAGTFACVLSMRRRGRLVEEITDLSGLSKTHPMMALGLAIFMFSMAGIPPLAGFFGKLYVFLAAIQAGQYTLAVIGVLSSVVGAYYYLRIVKVMYFDEPVDQLDRPIARDLGWVQFGTAAVTLLFFVYPGPLFTYAEAAARALFPS comes from the coding sequence ATGCAGGTTTCCGAATTGCAGTTGCTGCCCACCTTGCCCGAGATCTTCCTGGCGCTCGCCGGCATGGCGCTGTTGCTCATCGGCGTCTTCCAAGGCAATGGATCCACCAGGCAGGTCTCCTGGCTGGTCGTGGCCTCGCTCGCGGTGACCGCTATCCTGGTGCTGATGGGCGGTCATGGCGGCCGCGTGGTGACCATGCGCGGGCTGTTCGTCACCGACGGGCTGGCGGTGTTCGCCAAGGTCTTCATCCTCATGGGCTCGGCCATCGCCGTGATCATGTCGCATGACTATCTCAGGCGCGAAGACATGCAGCGCTTCGAGTTCCCGTTGCTGGTGCTGTTCTCGACCCTGGGCATGATCATGATGGTCTCGGCCAACGACCTGATCAGCCTCTATCTCTCCATCGAACTGCAGAGCCTGGCGCTTTACGTCGTGGCGGCGTTTCGCCGAGACTCCCAATCTTCGACCGAGGCCGGGCTGAAATACTTCGTCCTCGGTGCCTTGTCCTCGGGCCTGCTGCTCTACGGCGCCTCGTTGATCTATGGCAGCACCGGCACGACCAATTTCGATGCCATCGGCTTGGCGCTGTCCCGCGCCGACAGCTTGCCCATCGGCGTCATCTTCGGTCTGGTGTTCCTGGTGGCCGGCCTGGCCTTCAAAGTGTCGGCGGTGCCGTTCCATATGTGGACGCCGGACGTATACGAAGGCGCCCCCACGCCGGTGACGGCGCTCTTGGCGCTGGCACCCAAGTTTGCGGCGATGATCCTACTGCTCAGGGTCATGACCGCTCCCTTCGGGTTGGCCACCCAGGATTGGCAGCCGATCATCGTGCTGATCTCCATCGGCTCGATGCTGCTCGGCGCCTTCGCCGCCATCAACCAGCGCAACATCAAGCGGCTACTTGCTTATAGCTCGATCGGCCATATGGGTTATGCGCTGATCGGGCTAGCCGCCGGCAATGAAGGCGGCATGCGCGGCGTGCTCATCTACATGGCGATCTATGTCTTCATGAGCGCCGGGACCTTCGCCTGCGTGCTCTCCATGCGTCGCCGCGGGCGCCTGGTCGAAGAGATCACCGATCTTTCCGGCCTCTCCAAGACCCATCCGATGATGGCGCTGGGGCTCGCGATCTTCATGTTCTCGATGGCCGGCATCCCGCCGCTCGCCGGCTTCTTCGGCAAGCTCTACGTGTTTCTCGCCGCCATCCAAGCCGGCCAATACACGCTGGCGGTCATCGGCGTGCTGTCGAGCGTGGTCGGGGCCTACTACTATCTGAGGATCGTCAAGGTGATGTATTTCGACGAGCCCGTGGATCAGCTCGATCGCCCGATCGCCCGCGACCTCGGCTGGGTGCAGTTCGGCACCGCTGCCGTCACCCTGTTGTTCTTCGTCTATCCCGGGCCCTTGTTCACCTATGCGGAAGCTGCCGCGCGGGCCCTGTTTCCGTCATGA
- the nuoL gene encoding NADH-quinone oxidoreductase subunit L, whose amino-acid sequence MVASIVFLPLIGAFIAGFFGRWIGDLGAQLVTCGLLGLASVLGAFLFVDVCLVGNVRTIEVFTWISSGAFDVAWSLRYDSLSASMVAMVTLVSCMIHIYSIGYMSHDPSVPRFMAYLSLFTFFMLALVTADNFLQLYFGWEGVGLCSYLLIGFWYDRPSANAAAIKAFVVNRVGDFGFALGIMGVFFLFDAVSFDTVFAAAPGKAGASLNFLGHDWHALTVICLLLFVGAMGKSAQLGLHTWLPDAMEGPTPVSALIHAATMVTAGVFMVCRLSPLFELSPTALAVVTIVGGSTAFFAATIGLVQNDIKRVIAYSTCSQLGYMFFAAGVSAYEAAMFHLLTHAFFKALLFLGAGSVIHAMSNEQDMRKMGGIWRKIPITYALMWIGSLALAGVPIFSGYYSKDQILDAAWAAGTGVAHFAFWLGIAASLMTAFYSWRLLFMTFHGKPRADRHVMEHVHESPQVMLAPLYVLAAGAMFAGLLLHFDLVGEGRTQFWARSITILVDPDPIEVSHHVPLMVELMPTIMAIIGIALAYVMYILRPEWPGVMARRFRGLYLFLLNKWYFDELYDWLFVRPAFAIGRGLWKAGDGAIIDGLGPDGFAAVTRDLARRAGRLQTGYVYHYAFAMLIGVVVLVSFYLYRQVR is encoded by the coding sequence CTGGTTGCCTCGATCGTCTTCCTGCCGCTTATCGGCGCCTTCATCGCCGGCTTCTTCGGTCGCTGGATCGGCGACCTGGGCGCGCAGCTCGTCACCTGCGGGCTCTTAGGCCTCGCCTCCGTCCTCGGCGCCTTCCTCTTCGTCGATGTGTGCCTGGTCGGCAATGTGCGCACCATCGAGGTCTTCACCTGGATCTCCTCGGGTGCCTTCGATGTCGCCTGGTCGCTCCGCTACGACTCCTTGTCGGCCTCGATGGTGGCGATGGTCACCCTCGTCTCCTGCATGATCCACATCTATTCGATCGGCTATATGAGCCATGACCCGTCGGTGCCGCGGTTCATGGCTTATCTCAGCCTCTTCACCTTCTTCATGCTGGCGCTGGTGACCGCGGACAACTTCCTGCAGCTCTACTTCGGCTGGGAAGGCGTCGGGCTCTGCTCCTATCTCCTGATCGGCTTCTGGTACGACCGGCCTTCGGCCAACGCCGCGGCGATCAAGGCCTTCGTCGTCAACCGCGTCGGCGATTTCGGCTTCGCGCTTGGCATCATGGGCGTGTTCTTCCTGTTCGATGCCGTCAGCTTCGATACGGTGTTCGCCGCCGCCCCGGGAAAGGCCGGCGCCAGCCTGAACTTCCTCGGCCATGACTGGCACGCGCTCACTGTCATCTGCCTCCTCCTGTTCGTGGGCGCCATGGGCAAGTCGGCCCAGCTCGGCCTCCATACCTGGCTTCCCGACGCCATGGAGGGGCCGACGCCGGTCTCGGCGCTCATCCACGCCGCCACCATGGTCACGGCCGGCGTGTTCATGGTCTGCCGGCTCTCGCCGCTCTTCGAGCTCTCTCCCACCGCGCTCGCGGTCGTCACCATCGTCGGCGGCTCGACGGCATTCTTCGCCGCCACCATCGGCCTGGTGCAGAACGACATCAAGCGGGTGATCGCCTATTCGACCTGCAGCCAGCTCGGCTACATGTTCTTCGCTGCCGGCGTGTCGGCTTATGAGGCGGCGATGTTCCACCTCTTGACCCACGCCTTCTTCAAGGCGTTGCTGTTTCTCGGCGCCGGCTCGGTGATCCATGCCATGTCGAACGAGCAGGACATGCGCAAGATGGGCGGCATCTGGCGGAAGATCCCGATCACCTACGCTTTGATGTGGATCGGCAGCCTGGCGCTCGCCGGCGTGCCGATCTTCTCCGGCTACTATTCCAAGGATCAGATCTTGGACGCCGCCTGGGCCGCTGGCACCGGAGTTGCCCATTTCGCGTTCTGGCTCGGCATCGCCGCCTCGCTGATGACCGCGTTCTATTCCTGGCGGCTGCTGTTCATGACCTTCCACGGCAAGCCGCGTGCCGATCGCCACGTCATGGAGCATGTGCACGAGTCGCCGCAGGTGATGCTGGCGCCGCTCTATGTGCTGGCGGCCGGAGCGATGTTCGCCGGCCTGCTGCTGCATTTCGATCTCGTCGGCGAGGGCCGGACGCAGTTCTGGGCGCGTTCCATCACCATTCTCGTCGATCCCGATCCGATCGAGGTCAGCCACCACGTGCCGCTGATGGTCGAGCTCATGCCGACGATCATGGCGATCATCGGCATCGCGCTGGCCTATGTGATGTACATCCTCAGGCCGGAATGGCCCGGGGTCATGGCCCGGCGCTTCCGCGGCCTCTACCTCTTCCTGCTCAACAAGTGGTACTTCGACGAGCTCTATGACTGGCTGTTCGTGCGCCCGGCCTTCGCCATCGGCCGCGGCCTGTGGAAGGCGGGCGACGGCGCCATCATCGACGGCCTCGGACCGGACGGCTTCGCCGCGGTCACCCGCGATCTCGCCCGCAGGGCGGGCCGGCTGCAGACCGGCTATGTCTACCATTACGCCTTCGCGATGCTGATCGGCGTCGTCGTGCTGGTGTCCTTCTACCTTTACCGGCAGGTCCGCTAG
- the nuoK gene encoding NADH-quinone oxidoreductase subunit NuoK: MLEIGLSHYLTVAAILFTLGIFGIFLNRKNVIIILMSIELMLLAVNINLVAFSAHLGDLVGQVFAMFVLTVAAAEAAIGLAIIVIYFRQRGSIAVEDINLMKG, translated from the coding sequence ATGCTCGAGATCGGGCTTTCCCACTACCTCACCGTCGCCGCCATCCTGTTCACGCTCGGCATCTTCGGCATCTTTCTCAACCGCAAGAACGTCATCATCATCTTGATGTCGATCGAGCTGATGCTGCTCGCGGTCAACATCAACCTCGTCGCCTTCTCGGCCCATCTGGGGGACCTCGTCGGACAGGTCTTCGCCATGTTCGTGCTGACCGTGGCGGCGGCCGAAGCGGCGATCGGGCTTGCCATCATCGTCATCTATTTCCGCCAGCGCGGCTCGATCGCGGTGGAAGACATCAACCTCATGAAGGGCTGA
- a CDS encoding NADH-quinone oxidoreductase subunit J, with protein MIVHALSFYLFAAIAVASGVMVISARNAVHSVLFLVLAFFNAAALFLLLGAEFLAMILVVVYVGAVAVLFLFVVMMLDVNIAELRHGALQYLPIGGLVGIILLAELVLGFATWAFVPEVMTLQPLQPATEVTNTAALGRVLYTDYIYLFQASGMVLLVAMIGAIVLTLRTREGVRRQDIQRQLARRREETVTVVKVPTGGGV; from the coding sequence ATGATCGTACACGCTTTGAGCTTCTATCTGTTTGCCGCCATCGCCGTCGCCTCCGGAGTGATGGTGATCTCGGCGCGCAATGCGGTGCATTCCGTGCTGTTCCTGGTGCTCGCTTTCTTCAACGCCGCCGCCTTGTTCCTCCTCCTCGGCGCCGAGTTCCTGGCGATGATCCTGGTCGTCGTCTATGTCGGCGCCGTGGCGGTGCTGTTCCTCTTCGTCGTCATGATGCTGGATGTGAACATCGCGGAGCTTCGCCATGGAGCGTTGCAATACCTGCCGATCGGCGGGCTGGTCGGCATCATCCTGCTGGCCGAGCTGGTGCTGGGCTTCGCCACCTGGGCCTTCGTGCCCGAAGTGATGACCTTGCAGCCGTTGCAGCCGGCAACCGAGGTCACCAACACGGCGGCCCTCGGCCGTGTGCTCTACACCGACTACATCTATCTTTTCCAAGCCTCCGGCATGGTGCTGCTGGTGGCGATGATCGGGGCGATCGTGCTCACCTTGCGGACCCGCGAAGGTGTGCGCCGGCAGGACATCCAGCGCCAGCTCGCCCGCCGCCGCGAGGAGACGGTCACGGTCGTCAAGGTGCCGACCGGGGGAGGCGTCTGA